In Pedobacter heparinus DSM 2366, the following are encoded in one genomic region:
- a CDS encoding TonB-dependent receptor plug domain-containing protein, whose product MFYSFSMVFPARAQQGRVKLNKDTVNKLNEVVVKENRLQLPFSKQNRNIWIMDREKVLGLPARSVAELLSYISGVDVRQRGPGGVQADISIDGGTFDQSLVLINGFKVSDPQTGHNMMNLPISINDIDHIEVLRGSASRVYGINALTGAINIVTRNAQQTGLSANVFAGSSFKDNISGDTYYNYGLQATGNLVSKTAQHLFSASQEAGNGYRYNTAFNNQKVYYQGKFAAGKTDVIDVLAGYTHNNFGANAFYSAPGDKEAEETVKTALASVSYTAKLGQNWIMVPRISFRNNTDDYLYIKQTPDKFHNHHQTNVFDAELNNNIQTDIGVFGLGLEARSERINSTNLGKRNRNNAGLFAEYKFEPLIHLQINLGAYINYNSDYGWQSFPGLDLGYNFYGNWRVFANVGTGQRLPTYTDLYYKGPTNIGNDQLKPEKSRYAEAGVKFNNENFTMNASYFVRRIDNFIDWVKNIQTDPWQPQNFSRVNTNGLTFSTDYTRKLEGQVLNHIRIGIAYTNLDPSFKKTSATANFSRYALESLRNQLSSTISGEFYQLFSLTLTSRYNERINYKDYMTMDARIAFKQKHYSLYAEGANLFNIQYIEAGAVPMPGSWFTTGLKTSF is encoded by the coding sequence ATGTTTTATTCGTTTTCGATGGTTTTTCCTGCCCGTGCACAGCAAGGCCGGGTTAAATTAAATAAGGATACCGTTAATAAACTGAATGAAGTTGTAGTAAAAGAAAACAGGCTTCAGCTTCCTTTTTCCAAGCAAAACAGAAACATCTGGATCATGGACAGGGAGAAGGTCCTGGGTTTGCCGGCAAGGTCAGTTGCCGAATTGCTCAGCTATATTTCAGGTGTAGATGTCCGTCAGCGTGGTCCCGGTGGTGTGCAGGCCGATATCAGTATAGATGGGGGGACATTTGACCAGTCGCTTGTTCTGATCAATGGCTTCAAAGTTTCTGATCCGCAGACAGGCCACAACATGATGAACCTACCCATAAGCATAAACGATATTGACCATATCGAAGTCTTGCGTGGATCGGCGTCCCGGGTTTATGGTATTAACGCTTTAACCGGTGCCATTAATATTGTAACCCGCAATGCGCAACAAACAGGCCTTTCTGCAAATGTATTTGCCGGGAGTAGTTTTAAAGACAATATTTCGGGTGATACATATTACAATTATGGTCTTCAGGCCACAGGGAACCTGGTGTCAAAAACGGCTCAGCACTTGTTTTCGGCCAGCCAGGAGGCAGGTAATGGCTATCGTTACAATACTGCTTTTAACAATCAGAAAGTATATTACCAGGGAAAATTTGCTGCGGGTAAAACGGATGTAATTGATGTGCTTGCCGGTTATACCCATAATAATTTTGGTGCAAATGCTTTTTATTCGGCACCAGGCGATAAAGAAGCAGAAGAAACCGTAAAAACAGCCCTGGCCTCAGTTTCTTATACCGCTAAGCTGGGCCAAAACTGGATAATGGTGCCCAGAATCAGCTTCAGGAACAACACAGATGATTATCTTTACATCAAACAAACGCCGGATAAATTTCATAACCATCACCAGACTAATGTTTTTGATGCAGAACTGAACAATAATATACAAACCGATATAGGGGTTTTTGGGCTCGGACTGGAAGCAAGGTCAGAGCGCATTAACAGTACAAACCTGGGTAAAAGGAACCGTAACAATGCAGGGCTTTTTGCTGAATATAAATTTGAACCGCTCATACATTTACAGATCAACCTTGGGGCTTATATAAATTACAATTCGGATTATGGATGGCAAAGCTTCCCGGGACTGGACCTTGGATATAATTTTTATGGTAACTGGCGTGTATTCGCCAATGTCGGAACCGGACAACGCCTGCCTACGTATACAGATCTCTACTATAAAGGACCTACCAATATCGGGAATGATCAGCTAAAACCGGAAAAATCCAGATATGCCGAAGCCGGAGTTAAATTTAACAACGAGAACTTTACCATGAATGCCAGTTATTTCGTTCGCCGCATAGATAACTTCATTGATTGGGTTAAAAATATACAGACCGATCCATGGCAACCACAAAACTTTAGCCGCGTAAATACAAATGGTCTTACCTTCAGTACAGATTATACCCGGAAACTGGAAGGACAGGTTTTGAACCACATCAGGATTGGTATAGCTTATACCAATTTGGATCCCAGCTTTAAAAAAACATCGGCTACAGCAAATTTTTCGCGTTATGCACTGGAAAGTCTGAGGAACCAACTGAGCAGTACCATCAGCGGAGAGTTTTATCAGCTGTTCTCGCTTACGTTAACCAGCCGCTACAATGAGCGCATCAATTACAAGGATTACATGACCATGGATGCGAGAATAGCCTTTAAGCAAAAACACTATAGCCTATATGCTGAGGGGGCAAACCTGTTTAACATTCAGTACATTGAAGCTGGAGCAGTGCCCATGCCTGGCAGCTGGTTTACAACAGGGTTAAAAACGAGTTTTTAA
- a CDS encoding DUF6528 family protein — protein sequence MKRINVIAIIITSALFLASSCYKAELNPGNEAEQNRGATQSTLAPLTSLAGTSIKDSWVAVLDVTNDKINVYDCYAANWTAAALKMSWSPTTARLYSSTEVSAWGDPRDVRIRQSPWGGAWAAVGGNLATIAIQSTGKRQWALNLGAGTTPHGVELLPNGNIVVAAKDGNWVRVYTSSQGGSSTSYAQFSITSPTAVLWDPVNNVIRVTGTIAGASVLAALTVGGTAAAPTLTENVSLRSTLPTAGGQDVTDFAGDPNKLWVCSSTGVYTYNKTSKAFTAIGNYASRSGVKSCVNQISGRLIQADPSNAAHIDFCASSGVWHQWQNLVGTSNYRARIWKYDYSIAAQSEEITLMTYNIQLAGSGLQTIANVITAQNPDLVCLQEVDKYTNRSGTSINQAEELGKLTGMYYYFSKAMDFDGGEYGDAILSKWPLYEITRYVLPAGTGEPRQMAVIRTEKNGAMFNFAGTHLDHLGPAAGNSLLQATAINNIVTGISYPFILGGDFNEIPSSVTIAKLKEKFTLGCISSCPATHPSNAATRSIDYFMSRPGGFNVLSYGTINTLASDHLPVVATVTLQ from the coding sequence ATGAAAAGAATTAATGTTATAGCAATAATAATTACCTCAGCCTTGTTTTTGGCCAGCTCATGTTACAAAGCAGAATTAAACCCGGGAAATGAAGCAGAACAGAACCGCGGGGCAACTCAAAGTACTTTGGCCCCTTTAACAAGCCTGGCCGGAACTTCCATTAAAGATAGCTGGGTAGCTGTATTGGATGTAACCAACGACAAGATCAATGTTTATGATTGTTACGCAGCAAACTGGACGGCGGCGGCACTAAAAATGAGCTGGAGCCCTACTACGGCAAGATTATACAGTTCGACAGAAGTAAGTGCCTGGGGAGATCCAAGAGATGTAAGGATCCGCCAAAGCCCCTGGGGTGGTGCATGGGCTGCTGTTGGAGGTAACCTGGCCACCATTGCCATTCAAAGCACCGGAAAAAGGCAGTGGGCATTAAACCTCGGGGCAGGTACCACACCACACGGCGTGGAGCTTCTGCCCAATGGGAATATAGTAGTTGCAGCAAAGGATGGCAATTGGGTGCGGGTATATACTTCCTCTCAGGGGGGCAGCAGTACCAGCTACGCGCAGTTTAGCATTACTTCGCCCACTGCAGTACTTTGGGATCCGGTAAATAATGTAATCCGGGTAACCGGAACAATTGCCGGAGCTTCTGTATTGGCCGCCTTAACCGTGGGTGGTACTGCTGCAGCACCTACACTTACCGAAAATGTTTCTTTACGAAGTACATTACCAACAGCAGGGGGACAGGATGTGACAGATTTTGCCGGTGATCCCAATAAATTATGGGTATGCAGCAGTACAGGTGTATATACCTATAACAAGACCAGCAAAGCATTTACAGCGATTGGAAATTATGCCTCTAGAAGCGGTGTGAAATCCTGCGTGAACCAGATCTCAGGCAGGTTGATCCAGGCAGACCCATCAAACGCTGCACATATTGATTTTTGTGCAAGCAGCGGTGTATGGCACCAATGGCAAAACCTCGTAGGTACATCAAATTACAGGGCAAGGATCTGGAAATATGACTACAGCATTGCCGCCCAGTCTGAAGAAATTACACTCATGACATACAACATTCAGTTGGCAGGCAGTGGTTTGCAGACCATCGCAAATGTAATTACAGCGCAAAACCCGGATCTGGTCTGCTTGCAGGAGGTAGATAAATATACCAACCGTTCGGGTACTTCCATAAACCAGGCCGAAGAGTTGGGTAAATTAACAGGAATGTATTATTATTTCTCAAAAGCAATGGACTTTGACGGGGGCGAATATGGTGATGCCATACTTTCTAAATGGCCCTTGTATGAAATTACGCGTTATGTGCTGCCTGCCGGAACGGGAGAGCCAAGACAGATGGCTGTGATCAGGACTGAGAAAAATGGGGCCATGTTTAATTTTGCCGGTACGCACCTGGATCATCTTGGACCTGCAGCAGGGAATAGTTTACTGCAGGCAACCGCCATCAACAACATCGTAACTGGCATTAGCTATCCTTTTATTCTGGGTGGTGATTTTAATGAAATACCTAGTTCTGTTACCATAGCCAAGTTAAAAGAAAAGTTTACTTTAGGCTGTATAAGCAGTTGCCCGGCAACACATCCTTCTAATGCAGCAACAAGAAGTATAGATTATTTTATGTCACGGCCCGGAGGCTTTAACGTGTTGAGCTATGGAACAATAAATACACTGGCTTCAGATCATCTTCCTGTTGTGGCAACAGTAACCCTTCAATAA